In Arthrobacter sp. SLBN-112, a genomic segment contains:
- a CDS encoding transglutaminase-like domain-containing protein: MSTAPGQFPQTRTRRKAPGPESAFAHGQPWHFLLDAGALVVLLGLGLLGFGLSFGGDPYYLLSGFGGIILGLGIGAANAHLRLGLLITTALALAAYLVFGTWLAVPDAAIAGFVPSLDSLRTLLLGVVFAWKDMLTVGVPVGTAGGVLIVPFLSSLITALVAALLTWRARSPYLPLLPVLVLFVTGIAFSTNAAFLTLERGIGLTVLGIAWATFRRDILRRDSTRRVAVNTPQTDSGTARRARIRRLGMAAGVIALSVGVTAVAAPLVNAGEDRKVLRNVVVPPFDPKDYVTPLASFRTYVKDKKDDTIFVVKGLPRDGRVRLGALDAFNGTNYNMDPNGSGNFSKVGDAKSINTLADTTGVVPTNDYSISINIEDYQGFFVPGGRKTTGISFDQSGSAAAAGLYFNPGTDTAVTTNGLTRGDSYSVQVSDPVKLEHGQLTQYDFAKVSLPDPLEVPPVVGSQANDLSADAPTAIDRVRQIEAHFQKTGAFSNGLVSEGQLPSVSGHGAARIRNLLTAKQMLGDDEQYAVAMALMLRHLGIPSRVVMGFYPEPTSPENGAGEVKITGKDVHAWVEVAFERVGWVSFDPTPPKDNIPIPPDPESKSKPKPQVLQPPPPPQEPADLPPDSSPDALDADQKKNNPWLFWGALLGALGVVAIPVVIIALPLLLIALLKTRRRKQRFRDGHPAQRVGGGWSEVVSLATDMGAAVDARSTRRESAAVLAEAFPASQGTTTLLARRADASIFGAGQPTEEEVKEYWTIVDGSLKEMTATVGFWRRQQARFSPRSLLSDARSAMNSGSGLSLRRLRQGLPASASVFAGRRRRSPGGPATPGPPASEPQGPSQQGPSEQGPGQPGAGQPGPGDPGTNQQGPTEQ; the protein is encoded by the coding sequence ATGAGCACCGCACCGGGCCAGTTCCCGCAAACCCGTACCCGCCGCAAAGCGCCCGGCCCCGAGTCCGCCTTCGCACACGGGCAGCCCTGGCACTTCCTGCTCGACGCCGGGGCCCTGGTTGTCCTGCTGGGGCTGGGCCTGCTCGGGTTCGGTTTGAGCTTCGGCGGCGACCCGTACTACCTGTTGTCCGGATTCGGCGGCATCATCCTTGGCTTGGGCATCGGTGCCGCCAACGCTCACCTGCGACTTGGCCTGCTGATCACCACGGCCCTGGCCTTGGCGGCCTACCTGGTCTTCGGGACCTGGCTGGCGGTGCCGGACGCGGCCATCGCCGGCTTCGTTCCCTCCCTGGATTCGTTGCGGACCCTGCTCCTGGGCGTCGTCTTCGCCTGGAAGGACATGCTCACCGTCGGCGTGCCGGTGGGAACTGCCGGCGGCGTGCTCATCGTGCCCTTCCTCAGCTCGCTCATCACGGCACTGGTGGCCGCGCTCCTGACCTGGCGCGCGCGGAGCCCCTACCTGCCCCTGCTGCCTGTCCTGGTCCTGTTCGTTACCGGCATCGCGTTCAGCACCAACGCGGCGTTCCTGACCCTGGAACGCGGAATCGGCCTGACAGTCCTCGGCATTGCCTGGGCCACGTTCCGCCGGGACATCCTGCGGCGGGACAGCACCCGGCGGGTGGCCGTCAACACCCCGCAGACCGACAGCGGCACCGCCCGGCGTGCCCGGATCCGGCGCCTCGGGATGGCAGCGGGAGTAATCGCCCTCAGCGTGGGCGTCACCGCCGTGGCCGCACCCCTGGTCAACGCCGGCGAGGACCGGAAGGTCCTCCGCAACGTGGTGGTCCCGCCGTTCGACCCCAAGGACTACGTCACGCCGCTGGCGAGTTTCCGCACCTACGTCAAGGACAAGAAGGACGACACCATCTTCGTCGTCAAGGGGCTGCCGCGGGACGGCCGGGTACGGCTGGGTGCGCTGGACGCCTTCAACGGCACCAACTACAACATGGACCCCAACGGCTCCGGCAACTTCAGCAAGGTGGGCGATGCCAAGTCCATCAACACCCTTGCCGACACTACCGGGGTGGTGCCCACCAACGACTACTCGATCAGCATCAACATCGAGGACTACCAGGGCTTCTTCGTCCCCGGCGGCCGCAAGACCACCGGCATCAGCTTTGACCAGTCCGGCTCCGCCGCGGCCGCCGGCCTCTACTTCAACCCCGGCACGGACACCGCCGTCACCACCAACGGCCTCACCCGTGGCGATTCCTACAGCGTCCAGGTTTCCGATCCCGTCAAACTCGAACACGGCCAGCTGACGCAGTACGACTTCGCGAAAGTCTCTCTACCCGATCCCCTGGAAGTGCCGCCCGTCGTAGGCTCCCAGGCCAATGACCTCTCCGCGGATGCCCCCACGGCGATCGACCGGGTCCGCCAAATCGAGGCGCATTTCCAGAAGACGGGTGCCTTCAGCAACGGCCTGGTCAGCGAAGGGCAGCTGCCCAGCGTTTCCGGCCACGGCGCGGCCCGAATCCGGAACCTGCTCACTGCCAAGCAGATGCTGGGCGACGATGAGCAGTACGCCGTGGCCATGGCCCTGATGCTCCGGCACCTGGGCATCCCGTCCAGGGTGGTGATGGGGTTCTATCCTGAGCCCACCAGCCCTGAAAACGGTGCCGGCGAAGTGAAGATCACCGGTAAGGACGTCCACGCCTGGGTGGAGGTCGCGTTCGAGCGCGTGGGCTGGGTCAGCTTCGACCCCACCCCGCCAAAGGACAACATCCCCATCCCGCCGGACCCGGAAAGCAAGTCCAAGCCCAAGCCACAGGTGCTGCAGCCGCCACCCCCGCCACAGGAGCCCGCGGACCTGCCGCCGGACTCCTCGCCGGACGCGCTGGACGCCGACCAGAAGAAGAACAATCCGTGGTTGTTCTGGGGTGCGCTGCTGGGTGCGCTGGGCGTCGTTGCCATCCCCGTGGTGATCATTGCCTTGCCGTTGTTGCTGATCGCCTTGTTAAAGACGCGACGGCGGAAGCAGCGTTTCCGCGACGGCCATCCGGCCCAGCGCGTCGGCGGAGGGTGGAGCGAGGTGGTGAGCCTGGCAACGGACATGGGTGCCGCCGTCGACGCCCGCTCGACGCGCCGGGAAAGCGCCGCAGTGCTGGCCGAGGCGTTCCCTGCCAGCCAGGGAACCACGACGCTCCTTGCCCGCCGGGCCGATGCCTCCATCTTCGGCGCCGGCCAGCCCACGGAAGAGGAGGTCAAGGAGTACTGGACTATCGTTGATGGCTCGCTCAAGGAGATGACCGCCACCGTGGGGTTCTGGCGCCGGCAACAGGCGCGGTTCTCGCCCCGCTCGCTGCTCAGCGACGCGCGGAGTGCGATGAACTCGGGCAGCGGGCTCTCGCTGCGCCGCCTCCGGCAGGGACTGCCGGCGTCGGCGTCCGTGTTCGCCGGCCGCCGCCGTCGTTCCCCGGGCGGCCCCGCAACGCCCGGCCCACCGGCAAGCGAACCACAAGGACCAAGCCAGCAAGGACCAAGCGAGCAAGGACCGGGCCAGCCGGGTGCCGGCCAACCGGGACCCGGCGATCCAGGAACCAACCAGCAAGGACCAACCGAGCAGTGA
- a CDS encoding Ig-like domain-containing protein has product MTTLLGKLGLKKRHRKAAAGTAFGVVVGVVVTGAVLYPGFKTTEVELNDGGVWVVSKAKNAVGRLNYPSRVLDGAVTPASTSFDVLQHAGEVFVDDATGSTLNQVSPANMRLGGDKRLPGSAAVSFGAQTISVTDPGSGKVWAVSPSTVNGFDEEASEPVLVGSEGIVSAVGADDRIYSADPKTGVVSVTGVDADGVVTSSESGAWDGLKGAGDLQMTVVGDKPVVLDAAAGNLFLPGGKRLVLENARDAKLQQAGPGSDFVAVATRKALLKQPLDGAAAKTVGFDGEGVPAAPVQLGGCVHAAWSGANKYVRDCTNDADDKNVPVPKASASPSYVFRVNRDLVVLNDVNSGNVWLVNQNMQLVNNWDDVIPPKNQSDDQDQESADNNTINVLPDRTKPNRPPETKPDAIGVRPGRTTILSVLDNDSDPDGDVLTASVGDAGPKSGTLENIYGGTAFQITVPADAKPGTETFNYSASDGRGLSATGQVTLSVVGPDENKPPKFKRGEDTTMLVEQGKTVSQNILTDWIDPDGDDLVLLDAKADNDQDQVKVRRDGLLTFQDSGATAGKKNVQVTIWDGRATVTGKVVVNVQPPGALAPVVNADHVTAVVGQDLVISPLKNDVDPNGGALRLAQVEANGPAELSPVTDGGTFTFRSTTPGPVYLTYIASNGPQSSQGLIRVDVESGNDGGDPVAVHDVALMPTGGSVLLDPLANDSDPSGGVLVLQSVKIPDNAPVSVSVINHSVLRITDILGSKDPLLFEYTMSNGKKSATGSVSVVPVPAPAVLEAPQPKPDEVNVRVNDVVTIPVLDNDTHPQGQELTVDPVLPQAVDPADGKSFVSENTLRFIAGSQPKTVRAIYNAVDPQGQKSAAAVTIHILPLEGAENSRPQPRNLTARVVAAGTVRIPVPLDGIDPDGDSVQLTGIDSTPAMGTATVGSNFIDFTAAGDGAGTDTFRYKVVDRQGAVNTGTVTVGIAPRGEVNQKPTPVDDEVRVRPGRQIAVDATANDTDPDGDRIRILTDGIEADPALQANVSKNSGRIILLAPNEAGTVNVRYTIADDRDATAQATIRLVVDNNVPLKAPIARDDRVTSAQAMGKTAVDVPVLKNDEDPDGVGENLKISTEATTARPGGNGNVLVDLTKDPQLIPYTVEDVDGLQSTAVIWVPGLGQQVPTLAKDEVLEVVAGQSVDVNLNEWVKVREGRSPRLTQADRIKLIGADNGNPVIGDGAGLKYTAGADYVGPGSLTFEVTDGTGPDDPAGLKSTLSIRTKVLPDPNKNNPPELLGSDVDVPKGDTASTDLGKLTSDPDRDDVEKMKYELVGGSPGGFNVSIDGKTLKASAADSTATGTRAAVQVKARDPRGLEATATYQLSVTASNRPKPVANDDVEANAPAGKPVIINVLANDANPFPETPLKIIAANTETGSGNVGVNGDSVTVTPAPGFTGTMVVAYTVEDKTGDASRHATARIRLTVKDKPAAATTPQAQSVGDRTALLNWTAPADRGSPITKYTVYGEGGFRQDCPANTCTLNGLTNNTTYHFQVTATNEFGESDRSPASADVRPDVKPDTPMAPSLTFGDKQLTVNWTQPASKGSPVKSYDLEISPAPAGQNAQIQNLTSVSYVWKGLQNGVSYKVRVLARNDAKEPSEWSPYSAAEVPAGVPATPTAPSVSQATPVGSQSQLRVVWSAPNNNGDAVSSYTLTTLRGGAAVASQQVSGTSQNVTVDNSETNYTFTVSATNKAGTSGTSPASAPVRAVGKPGMVGTPTATLYDTGGNGGKIDVRFSQLTAAQRNGSTADEITYRYSLTSGGGSGTIPAGGGVVPAANGTQTSVVVWAVSSRSTTAGDASPPSNAVNPYGLAFAPTVTGSNSSGVGDKTVSWTWNQPSGNGRAVTGYQYSLDNGPWQDTQQRSFSKSVGYSETHKLEVRAISAGQPGRIGSDTSRSGAAPATDWYVTASPTRSCTEPRQGTDSFIDGNPSQCTGAGKWLDAGAPSTADRYQVWYKTSNNPSGIWYHLNSGMASGNWLRCDTSNVGCNPPNGMPNR; this is encoded by the coding sequence GTGACAACTCTGCTGGGGAAGCTTGGGCTGAAAAAGCGACATAGGAAAGCCGCCGCCGGTACTGCGTTTGGTGTGGTGGTGGGTGTGGTGGTGACGGGTGCGGTGTTGTATCCGGGGTTTAAGACCACTGAGGTTGAGTTGAATGATGGTGGCGTGTGGGTGGTGTCGAAGGCTAAGAATGCTGTGGGGCGCCTTAATTATCCTTCGCGGGTGTTGGATGGTGCGGTGACGCCGGCGTCGACGTCGTTTGATGTGTTGCAGCATGCCGGTGAGGTGTTTGTTGATGATGCGACTGGTTCGACGTTGAATCAGGTGTCGCCGGCGAATATGCGTCTTGGCGGGGATAAGCGGTTGCCGGGCTCTGCTGCGGTGAGTTTTGGGGCGCAGACGATTTCGGTGACGGATCCGGGGTCGGGCAAGGTGTGGGCGGTGTCGCCGTCGACGGTGAATGGTTTTGATGAGGAGGCGTCGGAGCCTGTTTTGGTGGGTTCTGAGGGGATTGTTTCTGCGGTCGGGGCTGATGACCGGATTTATTCGGCGGATCCGAAGACCGGTGTGGTGTCGGTGACGGGGGTTGATGCCGATGGTGTGGTGACGTCCTCGGAGTCCGGTGCGTGGGATGGGCTTAAGGGTGCCGGGGATCTGCAGATGACGGTGGTGGGGGATAAGCCGGTGGTGTTGGATGCTGCGGCGGGGAACCTGTTTTTGCCTGGTGGTAAGCGGTTGGTGTTGGAGAATGCGCGGGATGCGAAGTTGCAGCAGGCCGGGCCGGGCAGTGATTTTGTTGCTGTTGCGACGCGGAAGGCGTTGTTGAAGCAGCCTCTTGATGGGGCGGCGGCGAAGACGGTGGGCTTTGATGGTGAGGGTGTGCCTGCTGCTCCGGTGCAGTTGGGCGGATGTGTGCATGCGGCGTGGTCGGGTGCGAACAAGTATGTCCGGGATTGCACCAATGATGCCGATGACAAGAATGTTCCGGTGCCCAAGGCGAGTGCGTCGCCGTCGTATGTTTTCCGGGTGAACCGGGACCTGGTGGTCTTGAATGATGTGAACTCGGGCAATGTGTGGCTGGTGAACCAGAACATGCAGCTGGTCAACAACTGGGACGACGTCATCCCGCCCAAGAACCAGTCCGATGACCAGGACCAGGAGTCGGCGGACAACAACACCATCAATGTGCTGCCGGACCGGACCAAACCCAACCGGCCGCCGGAAACCAAGCCCGACGCCATCGGCGTCCGCCCGGGCCGCACCACAATCCTCAGCGTGCTGGACAACGACTCGGATCCTGACGGCGACGTCCTGACCGCATCCGTGGGAGATGCAGGGCCGAAGTCAGGCACGCTCGAAAATATCTATGGCGGCACTGCCTTCCAAATCACCGTCCCGGCGGATGCCAAACCCGGCACGGAGACCTTCAACTACAGCGCCTCCGACGGCCGCGGGCTGTCCGCCACCGGGCAGGTCACGCTCAGCGTCGTCGGCCCCGACGAAAACAAGCCGCCGAAGTTCAAGCGCGGCGAGGACACCACCATGCTGGTGGAACAAGGCAAAACTGTCAGCCAAAACATCCTGACGGATTGGATCGACCCCGACGGCGACGACCTCGTCCTGCTTGACGCCAAGGCAGACAATGACCAGGACCAGGTCAAGGTCCGGCGGGACGGCCTGCTCACCTTCCAGGACTCCGGTGCGACAGCGGGCAAGAAGAACGTCCAAGTCACCATCTGGGACGGCCGCGCCACCGTCACCGGCAAGGTGGTGGTCAACGTCCAGCCGCCCGGAGCCTTGGCGCCGGTGGTCAACGCCGACCATGTCACCGCCGTCGTGGGCCAGGACCTGGTGATCTCACCGTTGAAGAACGACGTCGACCCGAACGGTGGTGCCCTCCGCCTCGCCCAGGTGGAGGCCAACGGTCCGGCCGAACTTAGCCCCGTCACCGACGGCGGCACCTTCACGTTCCGCAGCACCACCCCTGGGCCGGTCTACCTGACGTATATCGCCAGCAACGGGCCGCAGAGCAGCCAGGGTCTGATCCGCGTCGACGTCGAATCCGGCAACGACGGCGGCGATCCCGTGGCAGTCCACGACGTCGCCTTGATGCCCACGGGCGGCAGCGTCCTGCTGGACCCCCTGGCCAACGACTCCGACCCCTCAGGCGGCGTCCTGGTGCTGCAGTCGGTCAAAATCCCGGACAACGCCCCGGTGTCCGTCAGCGTGATCAACCACAGCGTCCTTCGGATCACCGACATCCTCGGAAGCAAGGATCCCCTGCTGTTCGAATACACCATGTCCAATGGCAAGAAGTCCGCCACGGGCAGTGTCTCCGTGGTGCCCGTCCCGGCGCCCGCCGTGCTGGAAGCACCCCAGCCAAAGCCGGACGAGGTGAACGTCCGCGTCAACGACGTCGTCACCATCCCTGTCCTTGACAACGACACGCACCCGCAAGGGCAGGAACTGACCGTCGATCCTGTCCTGCCGCAGGCCGTGGATCCGGCAGATGGCAAGAGTTTCGTCTCCGAGAACACCCTCCGCTTCATCGCGGGCAGCCAGCCCAAAACGGTCCGCGCCATCTACAACGCCGTGGATCCACAAGGCCAGAAGAGTGCCGCCGCGGTCACCATCCACATCCTTCCACTCGAAGGTGCCGAGAATTCCCGGCCCCAGCCGCGGAACCTCACCGCCCGGGTGGTGGCCGCCGGGACGGTGCGCATCCCGGTTCCGCTGGACGGCATCGATCCCGACGGCGACTCCGTCCAGCTGACGGGCATCGACAGCACCCCGGCCATGGGAACCGCCACCGTGGGAAGCAACTTCATCGACTTCACCGCCGCCGGTGACGGCGCGGGCACGGACACTTTCCGCTACAAGGTGGTTGACCGCCAAGGCGCCGTGAACACAGGCACCGTGACGGTGGGCATCGCCCCGCGCGGCGAGGTGAACCAGAAGCCCACCCCGGTGGACGACGAAGTCCGGGTCCGGCCCGGCCGGCAGATCGCCGTCGACGCCACCGCCAACGACACCGATCCCGACGGCGACCGCATCCGTATCCTCACCGACGGCATTGAGGCCGATCCCGCACTCCAGGCGAACGTCAGCAAGAACAGCGGGCGCATCATCCTGCTGGCACCGAACGAGGCCGGGACCGTCAACGTCCGCTACACCATCGCCGATGACCGCGATGCCACCGCGCAGGCGACCATCCGGCTGGTGGTGGACAACAACGTGCCGCTCAAGGCGCCCATTGCCCGTGACGACCGCGTGACGTCCGCCCAAGCGATGGGCAAGACCGCCGTCGATGTTCCGGTCCTCAAGAATGATGAGGACCCGGACGGTGTGGGGGAGAACCTGAAGATCAGCACGGAGGCCACCACCGCCAGGCCCGGCGGCAACGGCAACGTCCTGGTGGACCTGACCAAGGATCCCCAGCTCATCCCGTACACCGTGGAAGACGTGGACGGACTGCAGTCCACCGCGGTCATCTGGGTGCCGGGCCTTGGCCAGCAGGTTCCCACCCTGGCCAAGGATGAGGTCCTCGAGGTGGTGGCAGGCCAGTCGGTCGACGTGAACCTCAACGAATGGGTGAAGGTCCGCGAGGGCAGGTCGCCGCGGCTGACCCAGGCGGACCGGATCAAACTCATCGGCGCCGACAACGGCAACCCCGTGATCGGCGACGGCGCGGGCCTGAAATACACCGCAGGAGCCGACTACGTTGGCCCCGGGTCCCTCACGTTCGAGGTGACCGACGGGACCGGACCGGACGATCCTGCCGGCCTGAAGTCCACCCTCAGCATCCGTACCAAGGTCCTTCCTGACCCCAACAAGAACAACCCGCCCGAGCTGCTCGGCTCGGACGTGGACGTTCCCAAGGGAGACACGGCCAGCACGGACCTGGGCAAGTTGACCTCGGACCCGGACCGGGACGACGTCGAGAAGATGAAGTACGAACTGGTGGGCGGATCGCCCGGCGGCTTCAACGTGAGCATCGACGGAAAGACCCTCAAGGCTTCGGCGGCGGACTCCACCGCTACCGGCACCAGGGCGGCCGTCCAAGTCAAGGCCAGGGATCCGCGGGGGCTTGAGGCAACGGCCACGTACCAGCTTTCGGTGACCGCCTCCAACCGTCCCAAGCCGGTTGCCAACGACGACGTCGAAGCAAACGCCCCCGCTGGCAAGCCCGTAATCATCAACGTGCTGGCCAACGACGCCAACCCGTTCCCCGAGACCCCGCTGAAGATTATTGCCGCCAACACCGAAACGGGCAGCGGCAACGTGGGCGTCAACGGCGACTCGGTGACCGTCACGCCGGCGCCCGGCTTCACCGGAACCATGGTGGTGGCCTACACGGTGGAGGACAAGACAGGTGACGCGTCCCGGCACGCTACGGCGCGCATCCGGCTCACCGTCAAGGACAAGCCGGCGGCAGCCACCACGCCGCAGGCGCAGAGCGTGGGGGACCGCACCGCACTGCTGAACTGGACGGCCCCGGCGGACAGGGGCTCGCCCATCACCAAGTACACGGTGTATGGCGAGGGCGGGTTCCGCCAGGATTGCCCGGCCAACACCTGCACGCTCAACGGGCTGACCAACAACACTACGTACCACTTCCAGGTCACGGCCACGAATGAGTTCGGTGAGTCCGACCGTTCGCCGGCCTCGGCCGATGTCCGGCCGGACGTGAAGCCCGACACCCCGATGGCGCCCTCGCTGACCTTCGGCGACAAGCAGTTGACCGTCAACTGGACCCAGCCCGCCAGCAAGGGGTCGCCGGTGAAGTCCTACGATTTGGAAATCTCGCCGGCACCGGCCGGCCAGAACGCCCAGATCCAGAACCTGACGTCGGTCAGCTACGTCTGGAAGGGTCTGCAGAACGGGGTGTCCTACAAGGTCCGGGTCCTGGCGCGCAATGACGCCAAGGAACCGTCCGAATGGAGCCCGTATTCGGCAGCGGAGGTGCCTGCAGGGGTTCCCGCGACGCCCACCGCGCCAAGCGTGTCCCAGGCAACCCCGGTGGGCTCGCAGAGCCAGCTGCGGGTGGTCTGGTCCGCGCCCAACAACAACGGTGACGCGGTTTCTTCCTACACCCTGACCACACTCCGTGGCGGTGCGGCGGTGGCCAGCCAGCAGGTATCCGGCACGTCGCAGAACGTCACCGTGGACAACTCGGAAACGAACTACACCTTCACGGTGTCGGCCACCAACAAGGCCGGAACCAGCGGCACCAGTCCAGCGTCGGCACCTGTTCGTGCCGTCGGCAAACCGGGTATGGTCGGCACTCCCACTGCAACCCTGTATGACACCGGGGGCAACGGCGGCAAGATCGACGTGCGGTTCTCGCAGTTGACCGCCGCGCAGCGCAATGGATCGACAGCGGATGAGATCACCTATCGGTACAGCTTGACCTCCGGCGGGGGCAGCGGAACCATACCCGCCGGTGGTGGCGTAGTTCCCGCGGCCAATGGGACGCAGACCTCCGTGGTGGTGTGGGCGGTATCTTCACGCAGCACCACGGCGGGCGATGCAAGCCCGCCGTCCAACGCCGTCAACCCTTACGGGCTCGCTTTCGCTCCAACAGTCACTGGCAGCAACAGCAGCGGGGTGGGTGACAAGACCGTGTCCTGGACCTGGAACCAGCCAAGCGGCAACGGCCGGGCCGTGACCGGGTATCAGTACAGCCTGGACAACGGTCCGTGGCAGGACACCCAGCAACGGAGCTTCTCCAAGAGTGTCGGATACAGCGAGACGCACAAGCTGGAGGTACGTGCCATCAGCGCCGGCCAGCCGGGCAGGATCGGCAGCGATACCTCCCGCAGCGGTGCTGCGCCCGCCACGGACTGGTACGTCACTGCCAGCCCGACCCGAAGCTGCACGGAGCCCCGCCAGGGGACGGACAGCTTCATTGACGGCAACCCGTCGCAGTGCACCGGTGCAGGCAAGTGGCTCGATGCCGGTGCCCCGTCCACGGCTGACCGCTACCAGGTTTGGTACAAGACCTCCAATAACCCCAGCGGTATCTGGTACCACCTGAACTCCGGTATGGCCTCGGGCAACTGGCTCCGCTGCGACACCTCCAACGTGGGCTGCAACCCACCAAACGGCATGCCGAACCGCTAG
- a CDS encoding DUF58 domain-containing protein: MSDGTSSGTPLTRLAERIQLLFHRNGRPTRLHPAAVWSEASNTALLALTPAWRAVRTTWLKYVWPVLSVVSILGWSVLAAAVLLWITGQAYGWQEATAAAIAAFAMFVIAVAFILGRSSYGVVLDLARTRVAVGDSAVGSIAVSNTSARPLLPAALELPVGSTTAVFHLPRMKPGQVHEDLFTIPTARRAVIVVGPVRSVRADPLHLLRRQVLWTQPEDLFVHPRTVALAGSAAGFIRDLEGMPTTDLSSADVSFHALRDYVPGDDRRHIHWKTTARTNKLMVRQFEETRRAHLAISLSINTDEYASENEFEMAISVAGSIGRQAIREQRELDVLTQKGPLRCETGRNLLDDMTRIVGTPMRRTAVDLARTLADTVPNASVVFFVVGSNVTATQLRSASASVPPGVRSLAVRVEAGAAPTRANIADLTVLTLGDLADLAIVLRKAAA; encoded by the coding sequence ATGTCCGACGGCACGTCCAGCGGCACCCCGTTGACCCGGCTCGCGGAGCGGATCCAGCTCCTCTTCCACCGGAATGGCCGCCCCACCCGCCTGCATCCGGCAGCGGTATGGTCAGAAGCCAGCAACACGGCCCTCCTTGCCCTCACCCCGGCCTGGCGGGCCGTCCGCACCACCTGGCTGAAATACGTGTGGCCGGTCCTGTCCGTGGTCAGCATCCTGGGCTGGTCTGTCCTGGCCGCTGCCGTCCTGTTGTGGATCACCGGCCAGGCGTACGGATGGCAGGAGGCCACTGCAGCCGCCATCGCCGCCTTTGCCATGTTCGTGATCGCGGTGGCCTTCATCCTCGGCCGGTCCTCCTACGGCGTGGTCCTGGACCTTGCCCGGACCCGCGTGGCGGTGGGGGACAGCGCCGTCGGAAGCATCGCCGTCTCCAACACCTCCGCCCGGCCGTTGCTTCCCGCCGCCCTGGAACTGCCGGTTGGCAGCACCACAGCCGTGTTCCACCTGCCCCGGATGAAGCCGGGACAGGTCCACGAGGACCTGTTCACCATCCCCACCGCACGCCGCGCCGTCATCGTGGTGGGACCGGTCCGCTCCGTCCGCGCCGACCCGCTGCATCTCCTGCGCCGACAGGTCCTCTGGACCCAGCCGGAGGACCTCTTCGTGCATCCGCGGACCGTAGCCCTGGCCGGCTCCGCGGCAGGCTTCATCCGCGACCTTGAGGGCATGCCCACCACGGACCTGTCCAGCGCCGACGTCTCCTTCCACGCCCTGCGCGACTACGTGCCCGGCGATGACCGCAGGCACATCCACTGGAAGACCACCGCCCGGACCAACAAGCTGATGGTGCGCCAGTTCGAGGAAACCCGCCGCGCCCACCTGGCCATTTCGCTGTCCATCAACACGGACGAATACGCCTCCGAGAACGAATTCGAGATGGCCATCTCGGTGGCAGGGTCCATCGGCCGGCAGGCCATCCGCGAACAGCGCGAACTGGACGTCCTCACCCAGAAGGGGCCGCTGCGCTGCGAAACGGGCCGCAACCTGCTTGATGACATGACCCGGATCGTAGGCACCCCGATGCGCCGCACCGCCGTCGACCTTGCCCGGACCCTGGCGGACACCGTGCCCAACGCCTCCGTGGTGTTCTTCGTGGTGGGAAGCAACGTGACCGCCACCCAGCTCCGCTCCGCATCGGCCTCCGTCCCGCCGGGAGTCCGCAGCCTGGCAGTCCGGGTGGAAGCCGGCGCAGCCCCCACCAGGGCCAACATCGCAGACCTGACCGTCCTGACCCTCGGCGACCTGGCCGACCTTGCCATCGTGCTGAGAAAGGCCGCCGCATGA
- a CDS encoding MoxR family ATPase — protein sequence MTMTMEQAEWFAGTFEKLVANVGQAVLGKEHVIRLTFTAMLAEGHVLFEDAPGTGKTSLARALAATVQGSNNRIQFTPDLLPSDVTGVTIYDQKTQKFEFHKGPIFNNIVLADEINRASPKTQSALLEVMEESRVTVDGVTYSAGRPFMVMATQNPIEQAGTYRLPEAQLDRFLIKTSIGYPDHASTVRLLGGNNLKDRSQDLSAVITTQAVADMADLAATAHVDTAVLEYISRLCEETRSAPETRLGVSVRGALAMVRAAKVWAASQGRNFVLPDDIKELAPVVWTHRFVMDPEAEFSGATPEAVLTRILADVAAPQQRTNA from the coding sequence ATGACCATGACCATGGAGCAGGCCGAGTGGTTTGCCGGTACGTTCGAAAAGCTGGTTGCCAACGTGGGGCAGGCGGTGCTGGGCAAGGAACACGTCATCCGGCTGACCTTCACAGCCATGCTGGCCGAGGGCCACGTGCTGTTCGAGGACGCACCCGGAACGGGCAAAACCTCCCTGGCCCGGGCCCTCGCGGCCACCGTGCAGGGGTCCAACAACCGGATCCAGTTCACCCCGGACCTGCTTCCCTCCGACGTCACCGGTGTGACCATCTACGACCAGAAGACGCAGAAGTTCGAGTTCCACAAGGGCCCGATCTTCAACAACATCGTCCTGGCCGACGAAATCAACCGGGCATCGCCCAAGACCCAGTCCGCGCTGCTGGAGGTCATGGAAGAATCCCGGGTGACCGTGGATGGCGTCACCTACTCCGCGGGCCGGCCGTTCATGGTCATGGCCACCCAGAACCCGATCGAGCAGGCCGGAACCTACCGCCTCCCCGAGGCGCAGCTGGACCGGTTCCTGATCAAGACCTCCATCGGGTACCCAGACCACGCCTCCACGGTGCGGCTGCTGGGCGGCAACAACCTGAAGGACCGCTCCCAGGACCTGTCCGCCGTCATCACCACCCAGGCAGTGGCGGACATGGCAGACCTCGCCGCCACCGCGCACGTGGACACCGCAGTGCTGGAGTACATTTCGCGGCTGTGCGAGGAGACCCGGAGCGCCCCGGAAACCCGGCTCGGCGTGTCCGTGCGTGGTGCCCTGGCCATGGTCCGGGCCGCAAAGGTCTGGGCCGCCTCGCAGGGACGGAACTTCGTCCTGCCGGATGACATCAAGGAACTGGCACCCGTGGTGTGGACGCACCGGTTCGTGATGGACCCCGAAGCCGAGTTCTCCGGTGCCACCCCGGAGGCCGTCCTCACCAGGATCCTGGCCGACGTCGCCGCCCCTCAGCAGCGCACCAACGCCTGA